The Streptomyces sp. TLI_105 DNA segment GTTCTCGGCAGAGCGGCCCTCGCGCTTGGCGACGCCCTTCTGGCCCTTGATACGGAGCGCCTCGACGGCCTTGTCGACGTTGCCGTCGGCCTCGTCCAGGGCCTTCTTGCAGTCCATCATGCCGGCGCCGGTGAGCTCGCGGAGCTTCTTGACGTCAGCGGCGGTGTAGTTCGCCATGAGTCTGTTTCTCTCTCGAAGTCTGAAAGATCGGGCGGGTCCACGGGTGGACGGCGGGGGCTTCGTGGGCCCCCGCCGTCGTCACCCGAAGGTCCTCAGGGTCCTGAAGGGTCAGGCCTGCTCGGCGTCCGCGGCCGGAGCCTCGGCGGCGGCCTCGGCCGGGGCGGCCTCGGCAGCGGGGGCCTCGGCGGCGGGGGCCTCGGCGGCCTCGTCGGCCTTCTTCTCACCCTCGAGCAGGTCGCGCTCCCACTCGGCGAGGGGCTCGCCGGCGGCCTTCTCGCCCGGCTTCGAGTCGCCGGTCGCGGCGCCGGAGCGGGCGATGAGGCCCTCGGCGACGGCGTCGGCGATCACGCGGGTGAGCAGGGTGACGGAGCGGATCGCGTCGTCGTTGCCCGGGATCTTGTAGTCGACCTCGTCGGGGTCGCAGTTGGTGTCGAGGATCGCGACGACCGGGATGTGGAGCTTGCGCGCCTCACCGACGGCGATGTGCTCCTTCTTGGTGTCGACGATCCAGACGGCGCTCGGCACCTTCTGCATCTCGCGGATACCACCGAGGGTCTTCTCCAGCTTGGCCTTCTCGCGGGAGAGGACCAGGAGCTCCTTCTTGGTGAGACCCGAGGCGGCGACGTCCTCGAAGTCGATCTGCTCGAGCTCCTTGAGGCGCTGCAGACGCTTGTAGACGGTGGAGAAGTTGGTGAGCATGCCACCGAGCCAACGCTGGTTGACGTACGGCATGCCGACACGCGTCGCCTGCTCGGCGATGGCCTCCTGGGCCTGCTTCTTCGTACCGACGAACATGATGGAGCCGCCGTGCGCGACGGTCTCCTTGACGAACTCGTAGGCGCGGTCGATGTACGACAGCGACTGGAGCAGGTCGATGATGTAGATGCCGTTGCGCTCGGTGAAGATGAAGCGCTTCATCTTCGGGTTCCAGCGACGGGTCTGGTGACCGAAGTGGACGCCGCTCTCCAGCAGCTCCCGCATCGTGACGACGGCCATGGCCGTATCTCCTTGAGTTTCTCGGTTGTGTTCCTGACGCCCCGGCGCGCCGTGCCACGAAGGACCGAAAGGCGCTGCCACCCGCCTCGAGGACAGGTGGCGGGGCGTGCGAAGTCGACCCGGTGACCCGAGTCGCCATAGGAAGTGTACGGGACCCCGGGAGCACTGGGTGACGGCGCTGTCCACAACGGGCGAACCATCCACAGATACCGGCCGTGCCTCTCGGGCCCCGGACGGCGGGGGGAGCCTTCCCCCATGCGTCTGACGACCCTGTTCCTCGCCCTGGCCCTCCTGTGGCCGGTGGGCCCGCCCCCGCCGGAGATCCTCCGCGGCTGGCAGCCCCCGGCCGGCCCGTACGCCGCCGGTCACCGCGGTGTCGACCTCGCCGCGCCCCCGGGCGCCCCGGTGCTCGCCCCGGCCGCGGGCACGGTCACCTTCGCGGGCCCGGTGGGCGGCCGCGGCGTCGTCACCCTCACCCTCCCGGGCACGGGCGCTCCCCCGCTGCGCACGACCTTCAGCCCGGTGGCCCCGCTGGTGCCGCCCGGGACCCGGGTGTCACCGGGCACACCCATCGCCCGGGTCGCGGAGAGCACCCACTGCCCCGAGTCCTGCCTCCACTGGGGCCTCCTCAGGGGCGAGGAGTACCTGAACCCCCTCCTCCTGACGAGAAGGGCCCCGTCGCGTCTGCTCCCGCTCGGCGACGGCCGGGGGATGCCCTGCCGATCGGCCAGGGGATGCCTTGTCGATCAGGCCTGGGGGCCGGCGACGCCGTGGAGGGCCATCGTGACCGCCGCCTCGGCGATGTCCGTGGGGTCTTCGGCCGCGCCGAGCTCGATGCGGCGGACGGCGGCGTCGACGACGCCCTGGAGGAGCATGGCGCCCAGGCGGGGCTGGGGCTGGCCCAGGGCGGCGAGGGCTTCGACGATCATGGCGACGAGTCCGCCGTGGGCCGCGCGGATCCTCTCGCGGGCACCGTCCTCCAGTTCGCTCGCCGAGATGGCGACGACCGCCCGGTGGCGCCGGTCCCCGACGAGGTCGAGCTGGGTGCGGACGTACGCCTCGACCTTGCCGCGCGGCGTCTCGGCGCCGGCCATGGCGGCCTCGACCTCGGCGGCCCAGACCGGGAAGTCGACGGCGCAGAGCTCCTCGACGACGGCGGCGCGGGACCGGAAGTACTCGTAGACCGACGAGCGGGCCAGGCCCGTGCGCTCGGCGAGGGCGGGGAAGGTCAGTGCCTCCGTACCCCCCTCGGACAGCAGGGAACGCGCGGCGTCCAGGAGGGCGCCGCGCTGCATCGTCCGGTGCTCGGCCACCGAGGCCGCTCGAATCCTGGGCACGGCTCCACTGTACGACCGGCCCGCAAGGTCAGCGGCCGACGTCGGCCAGCTTGGCGCGGAGCTGCAGGACGGACTTGGTGTGGATCTGGCTGACGCGGCTCTCGGTGACGCCGAGGACGTGGCCGATCTCGGCGAGGGTCAGGCCCTCGTAGTAGTAGAGCGTGACGACGGTCTTCTCCCGTTCGGGGAGCGTGTTGATGGCGCGGGCGAGCAGTCGGCGCAGCTCGCGGTCCTCGGCGACCTCGACGGGGTTGTCGGCGGCGGTGTCCTCGAGGGTGTCCATGAGGGAGAGGCGGTCGCCGCCCTCGCCTCCGACGTGCAGCAGCTCTTCCAGGGCGACCACGTTCGCCAGGGACAACTGGCTGAAGACGGCGTGCAGTTCCTCCAGAGTGATCTCCATCTCCGCGGCGACCTCGCTCTCGGAGGGGGTGCGCCGGAGCTGGGCCTCGAGGGTGGCGTAGGCGCGCTCGACGTTGCGGGCCTTCTGGCGGACGGAGCGCGGGATCCAGTCCAGGGCACGGAGTTCGTCGATCATGGCGCCGCGGATGCGGGTGATGGCGTACGTCTCGAACTTGATCGCGCGCTCGACGTCGAACTTCTCGATGGCGTCGATGAGGCCGAAGACCCCGGAGGAGACGAAGTCGGCCTGCTCCACGTTGGACGGCAGCCCCACGCTGACCCGTCCGGCGACGTATTTGACGAGCGGCGAGTAGTGCAGGATCAGCTGCTCCCGCAGCCGCTCGTCGCCGGTGTCCTTGTACGAGCGCCACAGCTCGTCGAGTGAGGTCGGTGCGGGCGGTCGCACGGTGCCCCGGGCTGCTGGGGGCACCGCAGCGCGGTCAGACCCGGAGGTGTGCTGGGGCATGCGTTGCCTTGAGCCGTTCTGCTGTCGGGTGTGTCGGTGCGGGTGTCCTGGAGGGAATCCTGGTGAGCGTAGCGTGAGTGGACTGTCGCGGTGCGCGAACATCGGCGGATCGCGCCGCTCCGGGTGGACGCCGTCGGCCACATCTTCGAACCGGGGCCGTGGCGCGTTTCGACCCCCCGGACGCGGCCGAGAGAACTCGGTTGTTCATCTCCAGCACCCTTTCACCCGAATGCTCCAGGTCAAGGACCGCCTCGCCGCGCGTTCGACGCTTCTGTCGCGGTGTTCGTCAACCGCCATCCCTCCCCGTGCCGCTCGACGAAGCCGAGCGAGTGGAGTTCGTACAGCTTGGCGAGGGTGTCGTCGGGGGTGGTTCCGGCGCGGCGGGCGATGACGGTGGTGGGCGTGGGGCCGCGGGCGGGGACCGCTTCGAGGACGTGCGCGGTGGCGGGGGCGAGGAGGTCGCGGGGCAGGACGGGGCCCCGGCGGGCGGGGGCGAGCTGGCCGATGTCGCCGACGAGTTCGACGATCTCGTCGGCGTCGGTGACGAGGGTGGCGTCGCCGCGCAGGAGTTCGTGGACGCCGGCGGAGAGTGCGCTGGTGACGGGGCCGGGGACGCCCATGGTGTGGCGACCGAGGCGCCCGGCGGCGCGGGCGGTGACGAGGGAGCCGCTGCGGTGCTGGGCCTCGACGACGACCGTTCCCCGGGTGAGGGCGGCGATGACGCGGTTGCGGAGGATGAAGCGGCTGGGTGTGGGATGGCTGTCGGGCGGCAACTCGCCGACGACGAGGCCTTGTTCCGCGATGCGCCGGATGAGCCGGTCGTGGCCGCGGGGGTAGGGGGTGTCGACGCCGCAGGCGAGGACGGCGACGGTGGCGCCGCCGGCGGCGAGGGCGCCCCGGTGGGCGGCGCCGTCGATGCCGTAGGCGGCTCCGGAGACGATGACCCAGCCCTGTCGGCTGAGGTCGGCGGCGAGGTCGGCGGCGGTGTGGGCGCCGTACGGGGTGCAGGCGCGGGCGCCGACGAGGGCGACGGAGCGCAGCGCCCAGGTGCGCAGGTCGGCCGGGCCGCGGACCCAGAGGCCGATGGGGCGGGCGTCTCCGAGGTCGTCGAGTTGACGTGGCCATTCGGGGTCGCCGGGGACGAGGAAGCGGCCGTCGAGGCCGTGGACGGTGTCGAGGTCGTGGCCGGGGCGGGCGGCGGTGGCGCGTTGACGCCAGGAGGCGACGCGCTTGGCTCCGGTGCCGGGGAAGGGGGAGGTGTCGTCCCCGGCGTGGAGCAGGCGGTCGAGGAAGCCGGTGGCGCCGTACCGGCGGAGCCACCGGCCGGCGTGTTCGTCGCCGGGTTCGACGGCGCGGCTGAGGGTGGCACGGGCCAGGTGCTCTTCGGTGGGGGCGGTCGGGGCGGTGGGAGCGGTCAGGGCGGTGGGGGCCGTGCGGATGCTCGGAGCCGTGGGAACGCTCGGGGCCGTGCGGGTGGGGTCGGTGGTCATGCGGGCTCCCCCGCTCCGACGGGCACGCCGCGGGCGACGCCTGTGCGCAGTTCGAGGGCGAGGGCGACGTCCTGGCCGTCGGGACGGTCGTGTCCGGCGAGGTCGGCGACGGTCCAGGCGACGCGGAGGACCCGGTCGAGGCCGCGGGCGGTGAGCAGTCCGCGTTCGACGTCGCGCTCGGCGGTGGCGAGGGCCCCGGGTGCGGCGAGGTAGCGGGTGCGGAGCTCGTGCCCGGGAATCTCGCTGTTCACCCTCCAGGGGGTGCCGGCGAGGCGGGCGGCGGACCTGGTCCGGGCTTCGTGGACCCGGGCGGCGACGACGGCGGTGGTCTCGCCCCGGCCGCCCTGTCCGAGCAGGTCGGCGCGGGTGACGGGTTCGACTTCCACCCGGAGGTCGACGCGGTCGAGCAGGGGCCCGGAGAGCCGTGCCTGGTAGCGGCGGACGAGGGAGGCGGGGCATTCGCATCCGGCGCCGTACAGCGTGTGCCGGCCGCAGGGGCAGGGGTTGGCGGCGAGGGCGAGGAGGAAACGGGCGGGGAGGCGGACGACGCCGGCGGCGCGGGCGATGACGACGTGTCCGGATTCGAGGGGCTGGCGGAGCGCGTCGAGGGCCTTGCCGGAGAACTCCGGGGCTTCGTCCAGGAACAGCACGCCGCGATGGGCCAGGGACACGGCGCCGGGCCTGGGGAGACCGTTCCCGCCGCCGACGAGGGACTGCATGGTGGCGGAGTGGTGGGGCGCGCAGTAGGGGGCGCGGCGGACGAGGGGTTCGCCGGGCGGGAGGATGCCGGCGACGGAGTGGACGGCGGTGACTTCCAGGGATTCCTGTCGGGTGAGGGGCGGCAGGATGCCGGGGAGGCGCTCGGCCAGCATGGTCTTTCCCGCGCCCGGCGGGCCGGAGAGGAGCAGGTGGTGGCCGCCCGCCGCGGCGACCTCCAGGGCGAGGCGGGCCCGGTGCTGACCGGCGACGTCGGTGAGGTCGGGTCCTTCGGTGGGCGCGGCGGCGAGTCCGGTGCCGATGCCGGCGCCGGGGACGAGGAGTCCGGCGAGCATGGCGTCGGGCCGGCCTTCCTCGCCGGCTTCCTCGTCGGGGACGGGTTCGTCGGTGAGGACGGCGATCAGCTGGCGGAGGGTGCGGACGCCGAGGACGGAGACGCCGGGGACGAGCGAGGCCTCGCCGGCGGTCTGTTCGGGGACGACGACCTGGCTGTATCCGGCTTCGGCGGCGGCGAGGACGGCGGGCAGGATGCCCCGGACGGGCCGGACGCGTCCGTCGAGGCCGAGTTCGCCGATGAGGACGAGGTCGGCGATGGTCCGGGGGTCGATCCGCTCGGCGGCACCGAGGACGGCTGCGGCGACGGCCAAGTCGAATCCGCTGCCGCCCTTGGGGACGGAGGCCGGGCTGAGGCCGACGGTCAGCTTCTTCTGGGGCCATTCGGCGCCGGAGTTGACGACGGCGGCGCGGACCCGGTCGCGGCTCTCGCTGAGGCTCTTGTCGGGGAGGCCGACGAGGGTGAAGGCGGCGACGCCGGGTTCGAGGTCGGCCTGGACCTCGACGACGACGCCTTCGACGCCGACGAGGGCGACGGAGCAGGTGCGGGCGAATCCCATCAGGCCACCCCCTGGGCGTGGGTGAGGACGGGGGCGCCCTTGCGCGGCAGGACGATGCCGACGAGGTCGATGCGGACGCCGCCGGCGGGGGCCGGGATGTCGTTGCGGTCGAGCCAGCAGGCGGCGAGGCGGCGGAGCCGCTCGGCCTTGTCGGCTGTGACGGCGGCCATCGGGTGCTCGTAGGGGCCGTCGCGCCGGGTCTTGACCTCGCAGATGACGAGGGTGTCGCCGTCGCGGGCGACGATGTCGATCTCGCCGGTCCGGCCGCAGCGCCAGTTGCGGGCGAGGATGTGCATGCCGGTCGCGGTGAGCCGGCGGGTCGCCAGCTCCTCCCCGTACCGTCCGAGGGCTTGGGTCTTGTTCATGCGGTACCACCTCCGTCACCGACTGTGACGGAGGGCGGCGGACCGCGTGCGGCGCTGTGGACGGGCCGGGGGCTGTGGAGAACCGGTTCACCCCTGAGGGTGGTTTCGGCCGGTGAGGCGCGGGTGCGGCCTCAGCTGCCGGGGAGTTCGAGGTCGCTCTTGTTGAGCTCCTCGATGTTCACGTCCTTGAAGGTCAGGACACGGACCTGCTTGACGAACCTGGCGGGCCTGTACATGTCCCAGACCCAGGCGTCGGCCATGCTGACCTCGAAGAACACCTCGCCCTGCACCGAGTGCACCTGCATCTCGTAGTCATTGGTGAGGTAGAAACGTCGCTCGGTCTCGATCACGTATTTGAACAGTCCGACGACGTCGCGGTACTCCCGGTAGAGCTTCAGCTCCATCTCGGTCTCGTACTTCTCGAGGTCCTCGGCGCTCATGGCATGTTCCCCTTCAGCCGTGCGTCCCCCTATTGTGCGCCAGTCGTACGCGCCCCTAAACGATTTCCGGGGCGAGAACCACCGGCGCACCCGGAGGTCCCTCGTCGAGCAGCGTGCGCAGCAGCTCGGCGAGTCTGGTCGGGTACACCGTCTCACGGGCCGCCGACAGTTCGGCGGAGGTCCACCATCTCAGCCCCGCGAGACTCCGGGTCTCCAGTTCCGTGAGGGCCTGCGGCCGGGGGGCGGCCCCCGTCCCGCGGACGCGGGCCAGGTAGTACCACTCGTCCTGGTCCCAGCGGCGCCCGTCGAAGGGGAAGGAGCAGTACCGCTTCCAGAGCACGGGGCCGAGGTCGACCTCGGTGATGCCGGTCTCCTCCGCGAGTTCGCGCAGCGCCGCCTCCTCCCGGGTCTCGTCGCCCTCCACGCCGCCGCCGGGGGTGAACCACCAGGCGTCGTCCGGGTCGTCGGGCTCGTGGCCGTGCAGGAGCAGGATGCGGTCGTCCGGGTCGAGCAGGACGACGCGCGCGACCCGCCGCCGTCCGGAGCCCGCTTCCGGTACGGGTTCCGGGCCCGCCGAAGGCCCCGGCCCCGAAGCCTCCGCGTCCGTCATGCCCCCACCTTCTCGCGTGCGCCCGGCCGCGTCCCGTCGGACCGGCGGGTCAGGCGGCGCGCCACCGGCCCGTACGCCGCCCCCACGAGGATCAGGGCGGTGCCGGCCGTGACGGCCGTGAGGAGCGCCTT contains these protein-coding regions:
- the rpsB gene encoding 30S ribosomal protein S2, which encodes MAVVTMRELLESGVHFGHQTRRWNPKMKRFIFTERNGIYIIDLLQSLSYIDRAYEFVKETVAHGGSIMFVGTKKQAQEAIAEQATRVGMPYVNQRWLGGMLTNFSTVYKRLQRLKELEQIDFEDVAASGLTKKELLVLSREKAKLEKTLGGIREMQKVPSAVWIVDTKKEHIAVGEARKLHIPVVAILDTNCDPDEVDYKIPGNDDAIRSVTLLTRVIADAVAEGLIARSGAATGDSKPGEKAAGEPLAEWERDLLEGEKKADEAAEAPAAEAPAAEAAPAEAAAEAPAADAEQA
- a CDS encoding TetR/AcrR family transcriptional regulator → MAEHRTMQRGALLDAARSLLSEGGTEALTFPALAERTGLARSSVYEYFRSRAAVVEELCAVDFPVWAAEVEAAMAGAETPRGKVEAYVRTQLDLVGDRRHRAVVAISASELEDGARERIRAAHGGLVAMIVEALAALGQPQPRLGAMLLQGVVDAAVRRIELGAAEDPTDIAEAAVTMALHGVAGPQA
- the whiG gene encoding RNA polymerase sigma factor WhiG, with amino-acid sequence MPQHTSGSDRAAVPPAARGTVRPPAPTSLDELWRSYKDTGDERLREQLILHYSPLVKYVAGRVSVGLPSNVEQADFVSSGVFGLIDAIEKFDVERAIKFETYAITRIRGAMIDELRALDWIPRSVRQKARNVERAYATLEAQLRRTPSESEVAAEMEITLEELHAVFSQLSLANVVALEELLHVGGEGGDRLSLMDTLEDTAADNPVEVAEDRELRRLLARAINTLPEREKTVVTLYYYEGLTLAEIGHVLGVTESRVSQIHTKSVLQLRAKLADVGR
- the dprA gene encoding DNA-processing protein DprA — its product is MTTDPTRTAPSVPTAPSIRTAPTALTAPTAPTAPTEEHLARATLSRAVEPGDEHAGRWLRRYGATGFLDRLLHAGDDTSPFPGTGAKRVASWRQRATAARPGHDLDTVHGLDGRFLVPGDPEWPRQLDDLGDARPIGLWVRGPADLRTWALRSVALVGARACTPYGAHTAADLAADLSRQGWVIVSGAAYGIDGAAHRGALAAGGATVAVLACGVDTPYPRGHDRLIRRIAEQGLVVGELPPDSHPTPSRFILRNRVIAALTRGTVVVEAQHRSGSLVTARAAGRLGRHTMGVPGPVTSALSAGVHELLRGDATLVTDADEIVELVGDIGQLAPARRGPVLPRDLLAPATAHVLEAVPARGPTPTTVIARRAGTTPDDTLAKLYELHSLGFVERHGEGWRLTNTATEASNARRGGP
- a CDS encoding YifB family Mg chelatase-like AAA ATPase; the encoded protein is MGFARTCSVALVGVEGVVVEVQADLEPGVAAFTLVGLPDKSLSESRDRVRAAVVNSGAEWPQKKLTVGLSPASVPKGGSGFDLAVAAAVLGAAERIDPRTIADLVLIGELGLDGRVRPVRGILPAVLAAAEAGYSQVVVPEQTAGEASLVPGVSVLGVRTLRQLIAVLTDEPVPDEEAGEEGRPDAMLAGLLVPGAGIGTGLAAAPTEGPDLTDVAGQHRARLALEVAAAGGHHLLLSGPPGAGKTMLAERLPGILPPLTRQESLEVTAVHSVAGILPPGEPLVRRAPYCAPHHSATMQSLVGGGNGLPRPGAVSLAHRGVLFLDEAPEFSGKALDALRQPLESGHVVIARAAGVVRLPARFLLALAANPCPCGRHTLYGAGCECPASLVRRYQARLSGPLLDRVDLRVEVEPVTRADLLGQGGRGETTAVVAARVHEARTRSAARLAGTPWRVNSEIPGHELRTRYLAAPGALATAERDVERGLLTARGLDRVLRVAWTVADLAGHDRPDGQDVALALELRTGVARGVPVGAGEPA
- a CDS encoding YraN family protein yields the protein MNKTQALGRYGEELATRRLTATGMHILARNWRCGRTGEIDIVARDGDTLVICEVKTRRDGPYEHPMAAVTADKAERLRRLAACWLDRNDIPAPAGGVRIDLVGIVLPRKGAPVLTHAQGVA
- a CDS encoding DUF2469 domain-containing protein — encoded protein: MSAEDLEKYETEMELKLYREYRDVVGLFKYVIETERRFYLTNDYEMQVHSVQGEVFFEVSMADAWVWDMYRPARFVKQVRVLTFKDVNIEELNKSDLELPGS
- a CDS encoding NUDIX hydrolase gives rise to the protein MTDAEASGPGPSAGPEPVPEAGSGRRRVARVVLLDPDDRILLLHGHEPDDPDDAWWFTPGGGVEGDETREEAALRELAEETGITEVDLGPVLWKRYCSFPFDGRRWDQDEWYYLARVRGTGAAPRPQALTELETRSLAGLRWWTSAELSAARETVYPTRLAELLRTLLDEGPPGAPVVLAPEIV